From the Clostridiales bacterium FE2011 genome, one window contains:
- a CDS encoding serine hydrolase: MLKRMTAFLLVLMLFISCIGLPDAAFARTMKKGSRGADVKTLQTALKDQGFYNGKIDGIYGKKTVSAVKAYQRKNGLKADGVAGPKTLGKLYEKNEADNGNPAVTDTPSPVISPEPAAVVTDEAISYLESLAARCGAACGTVVLSRKGQVFLTWSFGGVDEDTCFRIASITKWVTAIGLMTLYDEGKLDLDKDISTYLGFKVRNPAYPDTPITTRMLMTHTSSLSAEASNYHPDWARIGKNGYDPIFNESIEPGTQYVYADYNGALFGCLIEAISRQSVQNYLDQKVFKPLGLTAAYSPRFLPAGTKTKDLLNPQGKVQISVQKDRTRTYNNKADPKGNNGYTVGKLYINASSLTKLAQMMNNGGELNGVRILETQTVRLMESEQKGLAESRYGLSTVRLHQFDRGTWYGHQGRYSGLTSNIYYQRETGITMALIMNGYEPQLMDNIVEPAFSILTNMEKLEEIRLGKADGG, encoded by the coding sequence ATGCTGAAACGGATGACCGCTTTTCTGCTGGTGCTGATGCTGTTTATATCCTGTATCGGTTTGCCTGATGCTGCTTTTGCGCGAACAATGAAGAAAGGTTCCCGCGGAGCAGACGTAAAAACGCTGCAGACAGCCCTGAAGGATCAAGGGTTCTACAACGGCAAAATCGACGGGATATACGGCAAGAAAACGGTCAGTGCCGTGAAGGCATACCAGAGGAAGAACGGACTGAAAGCGGACGGCGTTGCCGGGCCCAAAACCCTCGGAAAGCTGTATGAGAAAAATGAGGCAGATAACGGAAATCCGGCGGTGACGGATACGCCTTCTCCCGTGATATCCCCTGAACCGGCTGCGGTTGTTACGGACGAAGCAATCAGCTATCTGGAATCACTTGCGGCAAGGTGCGGAGCGGCCTGCGGGACCGTAGTGCTTTCCAGGAAGGGACAGGTTTTCCTGACCTGGTCCTTTGGCGGTGTGGATGAGGACACGTGTTTCCGTATCGCTTCCATTACCAAATGGGTAACCGCAATAGGACTGATGACGCTGTACGACGAAGGCAAACTAGACCTGGACAAGGATATCAGCACTTATCTCGGGTTTAAGGTAAGGAATCCGGCATATCCTGACACACCTATTACAACCAGGATGCTGATGACCCATACTTCATCCCTGTCAGCGGAAGCATCCAATTATCACCCGGACTGGGCGAGGATCGGAAAGAACGGATACGATCCGATTTTCAATGAATCCATAGAGCCGGGAACGCAGTATGTATACGCAGATTACAACGGCGCATTATTCGGATGCCTGATCGAAGCCATATCCAGGCAGAGCGTACAGAACTATCTGGATCAGAAGGTTTTCAAACCATTGGGACTGACAGCAGCCTATTCGCCCAGATTTCTTCCGGCGGGTACCAAAACAAAGGACCTGCTGAACCCGCAGGGCAAGGTTCAGATATCGGTTCAGAAGGACAGAACCCGTACCTATAACAACAAGGCAGATCCCAAAGGAAATAACGGTTATACGGTCGGAAAACTGTATATTAATGCTTCCTCGCTGACAAAACTGGCGCAGATGATGAACAACGGCGGGGAACTTAACGGTGTACGGATCCTGGAGACACAGACTGTCCGGCTGATGGAATCGGAACAGAAAGGACTGGCAGAAAGCAGATACGGACTGAGCACGGTACGCCTGCACCAGTTTGACCGGGGAACGTGGTACGGCCATCAGGGAAGATACAGCGGATTGACTTCCAATATCTATTACCAGCGGGAAACAGGGATTACGATGGCCCTGATTATGAACGGATATGAACCGCAGCTCATGGACAATATTGTTGAGCCGGCATTCAGTATCCTGACGAATATGGAGAAACTGGAAGAAATACGCCTGGGGAAAGCAGACGGCGGGTAA
- a CDS encoding phosphodiester glycosidase family protein, with the protein MPLRILLILLCAAMILIIPFTVSSPNLLNDVKMELMNDGEDEIDFGKLFFPGAMAEDLPEEEVEEEELDGEKPAEGAFEAHPEWVIPFDFTVPPAPDAALYTEDSYEDETIRVKMEKQEMDDGTKMYVAYIQIADPCQLRTGVANPEKTSSTRTKTVKAMAKYYNAVIAINGDNYVDNPQKTTFEFRMTKAIRSKTNKTKDILVIDDLGNFRLFIKSQGIKDLPDQLKKEGRSIINAFTFGPALVKDGVLLELDENYGYNPNGREPRTAIGQMGPLSYVMVIIQPKDRSGNTGFSQRKLAEFMYNLGCVQAFNLDGGNSAEMVFGDQVIKGQPGADDRTLSDIIYFATMQP; encoded by the coding sequence ATGCCCTTACGGATACTGCTGATTCTGCTGTGCGCAGCGATGATCCTGATCATTCCTTTTACAGTGTCTTCCCCGAATCTGCTCAATGATGTCAAAATGGAACTGATGAACGACGGGGAAGACGAAATTGATTTCGGCAAACTGTTTTTCCCCGGCGCCATGGCGGAAGATCTGCCGGAAGAGGAAGTTGAGGAAGAGGAACTGGACGGGGAAAAACCGGCTGAAGGCGCTTTTGAAGCGCATCCGGAATGGGTGATCCCGTTTGATTTTACTGTTCCTCCGGCCCCGGACGCTGCCCTGTATACCGAAGACAGCTATGAGGATGAGACGATCCGCGTAAAGATGGAAAAACAGGAAATGGACGACGGCACCAAAATGTATGTTGCCTATATTCAGATTGCGGATCCTTGCCAGCTGCGCACAGGGGTGGCCAATCCTGAAAAGACATCCTCCACACGGACGAAGACAGTGAAAGCGATGGCTAAGTATTACAATGCCGTGATCGCGATCAACGGGGACAACTATGTGGATAATCCCCAGAAAACCACGTTTGAATTCCGTATGACCAAAGCAATCCGCAGCAAGACCAACAAGACCAAGGACATTCTGGTGATTGACGACCTGGGTAATTTCCGTTTATTTATAAAGTCCCAGGGAATCAAGGATTTGCCTGATCAACTGAAGAAGGAAGGCCGGTCTATTATCAATGCTTTCACCTTCGGCCCGGCCCTGGTAAAAGACGGCGTCCTGCTGGAATTGGATGAGAACTACGGATATAATCCCAACGGGCGTGAACCCAGGACTGCCATCGGACAGATGGGTCCGCTGAGCTATGTGATGGTCATTATCCAGCCCAAGGACCGATCCGGTAATACCGGATTCTCCCAGAGAAAGCTGGCCGAATTCATGTACAACCTGGGCTGCGTGCAGGCGTTCAACCTGGACGGCGGAAACAGCGCGGAAATGGTTTTTGGCGATCAGGTGATCAAAGGACAGCCCGGCGCTGATGACCGGACCCTGAGCGATATCATTTATTTTGCGACAATGCAACCATAA
- a CDS encoding DUF1292 domain-containing protein has translation MSDNEMNNMEEDVIVFEDEDGNEYNYTVVDYMFYNGEEYALLVEASDEEPEDGQQECIICKIVAEQDEDGEETESFELIEDETLGQKLVEIFNTKMAEDGEEEE, from the coding sequence ATGAGCGACAATGAAATGAACAACATGGAAGAGGACGTCATCGTCTTTGAAGATGAAGACGGCAACGAATACAATTATACCGTAGTCGACTATATGTTCTACAACGGAGAGGAATATGCCCTGCTGGTGGAAGCGTCCGATGAAGAACCTGAAGACGGACAGCAGGAATGCATTATCTGCAAGATTGTTGCAGAGCAGGATGAGGACGGCGAGGAAACAGAAAGTTTCGAACTGATTGAGGACGAAACCCTCGGCCAGAAACTGGTTGAGATTTTCAACACCAAAATGGCGGAAGATGGGGAAGAGGAAGAATAA
- a CDS encoding right-handed parallel beta-helix repeat-containing protein translates to MLYYVNINAPREGDGSKERPFRFINEAAKIARPGDEVVVAPGVYREYVNPLYAGTEEARITYRSEKPLAAVITGAELLTGWKKVKGTTWTARVNNGIFGAYNPYVEKVEGDWYFSPIIRHTGAVFMNDLMMYECGSVEECEAGKPDPHAWTQEEAKYLWYTEQDGNETVLYANFHGKDPNKQKVEISVRRNCFMPDQTGIGYITVSGFTITKAATTWAPPAAYQDGMIGPHWSKGWIIEDCEVSNSRCCGISLGKYLDPENDMYFFHKKVKSPTQMERDAVCRGQYHGWLKEKVGSHIIRRCNVHHCEQTGIVGRMGGVFSTIEDCHIHHICNSQQLGGAETAGIKLHAAIDVTIRRNHIHNCIMGVWLDWEAQGARISQNLMHDNCRPEGREQARGAMFSTDIFIEVGHGPTLIDNNVLMSPVSITIPSEGIACVHNLVLGGFSLINSGVDSVVNGQREPRYTPYHIRHRTEVAGFMTILHGDDRIYNNLFIQAYPITDKERKPTDAEHQAVGTAPFDIFPTYEEWYAPFMPGSRPDMGALANVHFGHLPVWVDGNAYFNGASVCKHEKHKLSDKRSKVTIALEEKDGKYSLKTNVYSKLKDFADGIICTETLGKAFEPEQRFENPDGSDIVFDKDYFGNHRGTKTIPGPFASAEDAEKVLF, encoded by the coding sequence ATGTTATACTACGTCAATATCAACGCACCCCGAGAAGGAGACGGATCAAAGGAAAGACCGTTCCGGTTTATCAATGAAGCGGCAAAGATCGCACGGCCCGGTGATGAAGTGGTGGTTGCTCCCGGCGTATACAGGGAATATGTGAACCCGCTGTATGCAGGTACGGAAGAGGCACGGATTACCTACCGGAGCGAAAAGCCGCTGGCTGCCGTCATTACCGGTGCGGAACTGCTGACCGGTTGGAAGAAAGTGAAGGGAACAACCTGGACTGCCCGGGTTAACAACGGCATTTTCGGCGCCTATAATCCCTACGTGGAAAAGGTGGAGGGCGACTGGTATTTTTCTCCGATTATCCGCCATACCGGCGCGGTATTCATGAATGACCTGATGATGTATGAATGCGGCTCTGTCGAGGAATGTGAGGCAGGGAAGCCTGATCCTCATGCCTGGACGCAGGAGGAAGCAAAATATCTCTGGTATACCGAGCAGGATGGAAACGAAACCGTGCTGTATGCCAATTTCCACGGAAAGGACCCGAACAAGCAGAAGGTGGAAATCAGCGTCCGGCGGAACTGCTTTATGCCGGATCAGACAGGAATCGGCTATATTACCGTCAGCGGCTTCACGATTACCAAAGCCGCAACAACCTGGGCACCCCCGGCTGCATACCAGGACGGCATGATCGGCCCGCACTGGTCCAAGGGCTGGATTATTGAGGACTGCGAAGTGAGCAACAGCCGCTGCTGCGGTATTTCGCTGGGTAAATACCTGGATCCCGAAAACGATATGTATTTCTTTCACAAAAAGGTTAAGAGCCCGACCCAGATGGAACGCGATGCGGTATGCCGTGGTCAGTATCACGGCTGGCTGAAGGAAAAGGTGGGAAGCCACATTATCCGCCGCTGCAACGTGCACCACTGCGAGCAGACCGGCATTGTGGGCCGGATGGGCGGCGTGTTCTCCACCATTGAAGACTGCCATATTCACCATATCTGCAACAGTCAGCAGCTGGGCGGCGCCGAAACCGCCGGTATCAAGCTTCATGCGGCCATTGACGTGACCATCCGCAGGAACCATATTCATAACTGTATTATGGGCGTATGGCTGGACTGGGAAGCCCAGGGGGCACGGATCAGCCAGAACCTGATGCATGACAACTGCCGTCCGGAAGGACGTGAACAGGCCAGGGGCGCCATGTTCTCCACGGATATCTTCATTGAAGTCGGTCACGGCCCCACCCTGATCGATAACAACGTGCTGATGAGCCCTGTGAGCATTACCATTCCCTCCGAGGGAATTGCATGCGTGCACAACCTGGTGCTGGGCGGATTCAGCCTGATCAACAGCGGCGTTGACAGTGTGGTCAACGGACAGCGCGAACCCCGCTACACCCCCTACCACATCCGTCACAGGACAGAGGTTGCGGGCTTTATGACCATTCTGCATGGAGATGACAGGATCTACAACAACCTGTTCATTCAGGCTTATCCGATCACAGACAAGGAGCGGAAGCCTACGGATGCGGAGCATCAGGCAGTTGGTACAGCGCCCTTTGATATCTTCCCGACTTATGAAGAATGGTACGCTCCGTTCATGCCTGGTTCCAGACCCGACATGGGTGCGCTGGCAAACGTGCACTTCGGGCACCTGCCGGTATGGGTGGATGGAAATGCCTACTTCAACGGTGCAAGCGTCTGCAAGCATGAGAAGCATAAGCTGTCTGACAAGCGCTCAAAGGTAACCATCGCGCTGGAGGAGAAGGACGGAAAATACAGCCTGAAGACCAACGTGTACAGCAAACTGAAGGATTTTGCCGACGGAATCATCTGTACGGAAACGCTGGGAAAAGCCTTTGAGCCGGAACAGCGGTTCGAAAACCCGGATGGATCGGATATTGTGTTTGACAAGGACTACTTTGGAAACCACAGGGGAACGAAGACAATTCCCGGTCCTTTCGCAAGCGCTGAAGATGCGGAGAAGGTTCTTTTCTGA
- a CDS encoding xylanase: protein MKTRAFDTGVYPNYLAEAGIGDEEARAMVNKAFETIFFDEQENFCHHTDEDAWCMVDTGNIDARTEGMSYGMMMCVQMDRKDIFDKLWTFSERYMLMKEGPCEGYFRWSVHIDGSSNSNGPAPDGEEYYAMALFMAAARWGDGEGSYNYSARAREILRHAVHQHEMVQGGQPMWEPENTYIRFVPGMKISDPSYHLPHFYELFALKADEQDRPFWKKAAEQSRKYIALSADPVTGLSPEYADYDGKTVLLFGKPWVYYSDAYRVAENIALDRIWFGEDPALTLIETHLQDFFAKQDMSDLRAYELDGTAQSEPAMHPTAIRAVLGAASAASESEHRLRFLKDFAELPMRKGVRRYYDNCLYFFCLLMLTGNYRIYL from the coding sequence ATGAAGACAAGAGCCTTTGATACAGGCGTATACCCGAATTATCTGGCTGAAGCCGGTATCGGTGACGAAGAAGCCAGGGCAATGGTTAACAAGGCCTTTGAGACGATCTTTTTTGATGAGCAGGAAAATTTCTGCCATCACACGGATGAAGACGCCTGGTGTATGGTGGATACGGGGAACATTGATGCGCGCACGGAAGGCATGAGCTATGGCATGATGATGTGTGTGCAGATGGACCGGAAAGACATTTTTGACAAGTTGTGGACTTTCTCGGAAAGATATATGCTGATGAAAGAAGGTCCCTGCGAGGGATATTTCCGGTGGTCAGTACATATCGACGGATCCTCCAATTCCAACGGACCGGCTCCGGACGGGGAAGAGTACTATGCCATGGCATTGTTTATGGCAGCCGCGCGCTGGGGAGACGGAGAGGGCAGTTACAATTATTCGGCCCGGGCCCGAGAGATCCTGAGGCACGCAGTACACCAGCATGAAATGGTTCAGGGCGGCCAGCCGATGTGGGAACCGGAGAATACCTATATTCGGTTTGTTCCCGGAATGAAGATTTCTGATCCGAGTTATCATCTGCCGCATTTCTATGAACTGTTCGCACTGAAAGCCGATGAGCAGGACCGTCCTTTCTGGAAAAAGGCGGCGGAGCAGAGCCGGAAATATATAGCGCTCTCCGCTGATCCGGTTACCGGGCTGAGCCCTGAGTATGCTGACTATGACGGAAAAACGGTGCTGCTGTTCGGAAAGCCCTGGGTATATTATTCCGATGCGTACCGTGTGGCGGAAAACATCGCACTTGACCGGATCTGGTTCGGGGAGGATCCAGCGCTGACCCTGATCGAAACGCATCTGCAGGACTTTTTTGCGAAACAGGATATGAGCGACCTGCGGGCTTATGAACTGGATGGAACGGCACAGAGTGAACCGGCGATGCATCCTACGGCTATCCGCGCAGTTCTCGGAGCGGCTTCGGCCGCAAGTGAGTCTGAACACCGGCTCAGATTCCTGAAAGATTTTGCTGAGCTTCCGATGCGCAAGGGTGTCAGGCGCTACTATGACAACTGTCTGTATTTCTTCTGTCTGCTGATGCTGACAGGCAACTATAGAATTTATCTTTGA
- a CDS encoding GIY-YIG nuclease family protein, producing the protein MNYVYILRCADDSLYCGWTTDLEARILQHNAGKGAKYTRSRLPVKLVYFEMYEDRHEALSREWHLKHLKRAEKLKLSESREGKTIPADENTR; encoded by the coding sequence GTGAACTACGTATATATACTGCGCTGCGCGGATGACAGCCTGTACTGCGGATGGACCACGGATCTGGAAGCCAGGATTCTGCAGCATAACGCCGGCAAAGGAGCCAAATACACACGGTCCAGACTGCCTGTGAAGCTGGTGTATTTTGAGATGTATGAAGACAGGCACGAGGCGCTGAGCAGGGAATGGCATCTGAAACACCTGAAAAGGGCGGAAAAGCTGAAATTGTCAGAAAGCAGGGAAGGAAAAACAATCCCTGCCGATGAAAATACAAGGTAA
- a CDS encoding bifunctional glycosyltransferase family 2/GtrA family protein, whose translation MTERMKMQMVKHAAEQAVILIPSLEPDGRLPAYIQELKQSGFAHIVVVDDGSGEAFRPVFDEVSAVEDTVVLRHEVNKGKGVALKTGYRYIMESLPDITGVITADADGQHTVTDCLRLAAELEKGEKALYLGSRDFNLECIPPKSRSGNKITSAVFKLLYGQYLPDTQTGLRAFRKEELPFMTEVEGERYEYEMKVLIACSRARIPMIPVTIETIYENNNEGTHFHPIRDSWRIYKVILGSFFKFMSVSLICFAIDQILALILRKWMLPAAGLVRGSMMNVQVSGYGARLVSSVINFLLNKNLVFQMKGKAGRPALRYALLCIAIITISNVGVWTLGQIGMADWLAKILMDTMLYFLSYRVQDRWVFREE comes from the coding sequence ATGACAGAGAGGATGAAAATGCAGATGGTCAAGCACGCGGCGGAACAGGCAGTGATCCTGATCCCCTCACTGGAGCCGGACGGCAGACTGCCGGCCTATATACAGGAACTGAAACAGAGCGGATTTGCGCATATTGTTGTGGTGGATGACGGATCCGGCGAGGCATTCAGGCCTGTGTTTGATGAAGTGAGCGCGGTGGAGGATACGGTTGTCCTGCGCCACGAGGTGAACAAAGGAAAGGGCGTTGCCCTGAAAACCGGGTACAGGTATATCATGGAAAGCCTGCCGGATATTACAGGAGTCATTACAGCGGACGCGGACGGACAGCATACGGTGACTGACTGCCTGCGGCTGGCAGCGGAACTGGAAAAAGGTGAAAAGGCTCTTTACCTGGGCAGCCGGGATTTCAACCTGGAATGCATTCCGCCAAAGAGCAGATCCGGAAACAAAATTACTTCCGCGGTGTTCAAGCTGCTGTACGGTCAGTATCTGCCTGACACCCAGACCGGCCTGAGGGCTTTCCGGAAGGAAGAACTGCCCTTCATGACTGAGGTCGAGGGCGAACGGTATGAATATGAGATGAAAGTACTGATCGCCTGCTCACGGGCGCGGATCCCGATGATTCCGGTTACCATTGAGACAATTTACGAGAACAATAACGAGGGCACCCATTTTCATCCGATCCGTGACAGCTGGCGGATCTATAAAGTTATTTTAGGCAGTTTCTTCAAGTTCATGAGCGTGTCCCTGATCTGCTTTGCGATTGACCAGATCCTTGCGCTGATTCTGCGGAAATGGATGCTTCCCGCAGCCGGTCTGGTACGCGGCAGCATGATGAACGTTCAGGTCAGCGGCTATGGAGCACGGCTCGTAAGCTCTGTGATCAATTTCCTGCTGAATAAGAACCTGGTTTTTCAGATGAAAGGAAAAGCCGGAAGGCCGGCACTCCGTTACGCGCTGCTGTGCATTGCGATCATCACCATCTCCAATGTCGGCGTATGGACGCTCGGACAAATCGGTATGGCGGACTGGCTTGCCAAAATCCTGATGGATACAATGCTGTATTTCCTGAGCTACCGGGTACAGGACAGATGGGTGTTCAGGGAGGAGTGA
- a CDS encoding DUF1643 domain-containing protein — translation MRHVPSSDTAQAGVLSFEEALIPTAADFDRGRWLYVPDHYSEYRYLLGTRGKHPLVCIGINPSTAIPDRLDNTLKSAERIALHNGYDSFVMFNVYAQRATDPDDMEREMNPVLHAENMKAFSWLLAQFPAVPDLWAAWGAIIEKRSYLPGCVLDMASIGQRFGARWFTAGPRSKAGHPHHPLYLKKDSSLDPFTDLTGYLHSLEEKFRR, via the coding sequence ATGCGGCACGTTCCCTCTTCTGATACAGCTCAGGCCGGAGTGCTTTCCTTTGAGGAAGCACTCATTCCCACTGCCGCGGATTTTGACCGCGGCCGTTGGTTATATGTCCCGGATCATTACAGTGAATACCGTTATCTGCTCGGCACCCGCGGAAAGCATCCGCTGGTCTGTATCGGAATCAATCCATCCACAGCCATCCCGGACCGCCTGGACAACACCCTGAAGTCAGCAGAGCGCATCGCTTTGCATAACGGTTATGATTCTTTTGTCATGTTCAACGTCTATGCCCAGCGGGCTACCGATCCTGATGACATGGAACGGGAAATGAACCCTGTCCTGCATGCGGAAAATATGAAGGCCTTCTCGTGGCTTCTCGCACAGTTTCCGGCTGTTCCTGATCTCTGGGCTGCCTGGGGTGCAATCATTGAAAAACGTTCCTATCTTCCCGGCTGTGTGCTGGATATGGCTTCCATCGGCCAGCGCTTCGGCGCCCGTTGGTTTACAGCCGGCCCCCGCAGTAAAGCCGGTCATCCCCATCATCCTTTATATCTTAAAAAAGATTCCTCTCTGGACCCGTTTACAGATCTGACTGGCTATCTTCACTCCCTTGAGGAGAAATTCCGGAGGTAA
- a CDS encoding DUF896 domain-containing protein, with translation MEKKKIERINELARKKKAVGLTEAETAEQAELRREYLAEYRENMKAMLDNLVIQEQDGTRHALKQKDNLPVQ, from the coding sequence ATGGAGAAGAAAAAGATTGAACGAATCAATGAACTGGCCAGAAAGAAAAAGGCCGTCGGACTGACCGAGGCGGAAACGGCGGAACAGGCAGAACTCCGGCGTGAATACCTGGCAGAATACCGGGAAAACATGAAAGCCATGCTGGATAACCTGGTGATCCAGGAACAGGACGGAACCCGGCATGCTCTGAAGCAGAAGGATAACCTGCCTGTCCAATGA
- a CDS encoding F420-0--gamma-glutamyl ligase: protein MPSRNLEDQRREKDGIVYFDRGTLIGKNGRQYDRFAIQTHFVEVGEDQAELVRRYVLPLAQDGDVLSFGAKVMAMCTRNVKTKEEVHPGFWAKKLAPFAGINETGVGMHEPYKLQLVIDICGLPRVLFAAFVSAVTRPFGVHGLFYKICGKGVAGIDGFYFRSSFDRYKELALINPPNPVELCNQLEKDTGIPVVLMDANDIDQNQLGKCSDFPLTDEEIQDAMADNPSGQGDELTPLILIRPLS, encoded by the coding sequence ATTCCATCCAGAAATCTTGAAGATCAGCGCAGGGAGAAAGACGGGATCGTCTATTTTGACCGCGGAACCCTTATCGGGAAAAACGGCCGTCAGTATGACCGCTTCGCCATCCAGACCCACTTTGTTGAAGTCGGTGAAGATCAGGCTGAGCTGGTGCGCAGATATGTTCTGCCCCTCGCCCAGGACGGTGATGTGCTTTCCTTCGGTGCCAAGGTTATGGCCATGTGCACCCGGAATGTGAAAACCAAGGAGGAAGTCCACCCCGGCTTCTGGGCCAAAAAGCTGGCACCTTTTGCCGGTATCAATGAAACAGGCGTCGGCATGCATGAGCCCTATAAGCTCCAGCTCGTCATTGACATCTGCGGACTGCCCCGCGTTCTTTTTGCCGCATTCGTCAGTGCCGTTACCCGTCCCTTCGGCGTACACGGTCTGTTCTATAAAATCTGCGGCAAAGGTGTGGCCGGTATCGACGGATTCTATTTCCGCTCCAGTTTTGACCGGTATAAAGAACTGGCACTGATTAATCCGCCCAATCCGGTGGAACTGTGCAACCAGCTGGAAAAGGACACCGGTATCCCTGTTGTCCTGATGGACGCCAACGACATCGACCAGAATCAGCTTGGCAAATGCAGTGACTTCCCGCTCACCGATGAAGAGATTCAAGATGCTATGGCAGACAATCCTTCCGGCCAGGGCGACGAACTCACCCCCCTGATCCTGATCCGTCCCCTCTCCTGA
- a CDS encoding LURP-one-related family protein — translation MGVFSKYHRFREAGEEANINNVQRFGEPTVSLFTTTKVFTLHHHIDITNSREEVVYEANTKFPSIHDKTDITDAEGRFVAHIERKLLTLHQRHFITMGDGTKFEISNELFHLVKDIMNIEGLGWQIRGNIAGLNFELYDEHDEIIAVIGQKMFSIHDKYCIDIYRTEYQDTIVAVLVTLQHMIKDREAASVHSSAGGSSSSGN, via the coding sequence ATGGGCGTATTTTCCAAATACCATCGTTTCCGTGAGGCAGGAGAAGAAGCGAATATCAACAATGTGCAGCGGTTTGGTGAACCGACAGTGTCCCTGTTTACCACAACAAAGGTGTTTACGCTCCATCATCATATTGATATCACAAACAGCAGGGAAGAAGTTGTTTATGAAGCCAATACGAAATTTCCGTCCATCCACGACAAAACCGATATCACAGACGCTGAGGGAAGGTTTGTTGCCCATATTGAGCGCAAGCTCCTGACCCTGCATCAAAGGCATTTTATCACCATGGGGGACGGAACGAAGTTCGAAATCTCCAATGAACTGTTTCACCTTGTGAAGGATATCATGAATATCGAAGGACTCGGATGGCAGATCCGGGGAAACATCGCCGGGCTGAATTTCGAACTGTATGATGAACACGATGAGATTATTGCTGTGATCGGCCAGAAGATGTTCTCAATCCATGACAAGTACTGTATCGACATATACCGGACAGAGTATCAGGATACAATCGTCGCTGTTCTGGTTACGCTGCAGCATATGATCAAAGACAGGGAGGCCGCCAGTGTGCACAGTTCAGCGGGCGGATCATCCTCCTCCGGAAACTGA
- a CDS encoding SOS response-associated peptidase: protein MCGRYVIAPPDEEILKMIREINRTKLAELFRESNQPPVTGAGEILPASVVPVIATSRTGERRFFPMKWGFRQNTADGKRGKLLINARAETAAEKPTFREAWQKHRCVIPASWYCEWEHDEQKKPGRKYAIRPVEKGIIWLAGLYHMEEGLPTFVILTRPADDTLTWMHDRMPVMFSEENAGRWIRPDARPEELIQNCLTKTQWEYAG, encoded by the coding sequence ATGTGCGGAAGATATGTGATTGCTCCCCCGGATGAGGAAATCCTGAAAATGATCCGGGAGATTAACAGAACGAAACTGGCGGAGCTTTTCCGGGAATCAAACCAGCCGCCGGTAACCGGAGCCGGTGAAATCCTTCCGGCTTCCGTGGTACCGGTGATTGCCACCAGCCGGACAGGAGAACGCCGGTTTTTTCCGATGAAGTGGGGATTCCGGCAGAATACAGCGGACGGAAAACGCGGAAAACTGCTGATCAACGCGCGGGCTGAAACGGCGGCTGAAAAACCCACGTTCCGGGAAGCCTGGCAGAAACACCGCTGCGTGATTCCCGCATCCTGGTACTGCGAATGGGAGCACGATGAGCAAAAGAAACCGGGCCGGAAGTACGCCATCCGGCCGGTCGAAAAAGGAATCATCTGGCTGGCCGGACTCTATCATATGGAAGAAGGGCTTCCCACGTTTGTGATCCTGACCCGGCCTGCTGACGACACCCTTACCTGGATGCATGACAGGATGCCGGTCATGTTTTCGGAAGAAAACGCCGGCAGATGGATCCGGCCGGACGCCAGGCCAGAGGAACTGATACAGAACTGCCTGACAAAAACACAATGGGAGTACGCAGGATGA